A window of the Chitinispirillum alkaliphilum genome harbors these coding sequences:
- a CDS encoding Argininosuccinate lyase, with protein MKMWDGRFSKSSDSLMEAFNNSLPFDRELIEEDITGSIAWANALCNIGVYSSEECGIVIEGLKSVLADYRAGKITFLQSDEDIHMAVERILVERVGSVGEKLHTGRSRNDQVATDTRMFTKKKLSLIHNELVSLQKAILNRAQNDMDVIIPGYTHLQQAQPVLLAHYWMSLFFLLEREKSRINHALKSTDILPLGSGAIAGSGFAVDREGIARELGFSGVSMNSMDMVSSRDYLLETLSVFASIGIHLSRYAEDMIIWSSKEFAFIELDDAWSTGSSMMPQKKNPDSLELIRGKSARFIGNYMQLATVMKGLGLTYYKDLQEDKEPLFDSFFQMEIVLKVFTQVLSTLTVKPDRIREDLDPFLLATDLADYLVCKGMPFRQAHKVIGKIVGLCVESEISLSELSVEELKKHTDLFDEDVKKLFSWEDAISNRTVKGGTGHESVKGQIEYAKKILQT; from the coding sequence GACAGTTTGATGGAAGCCTTTAACAATTCATTACCATTTGATAGGGAATTGATTGAAGAGGATATCACAGGAAGCATTGCCTGGGCCAATGCTCTTTGCAATATTGGGGTGTATAGCAGTGAGGAGTGTGGGATAGTCATAGAGGGACTCAAATCAGTTCTGGCCGACTACAGAGCAGGGAAAATCACATTCCTTCAATCTGATGAAGATATCCATATGGCGGTGGAGCGTATTCTGGTAGAAAGAGTTGGTTCTGTAGGGGAGAAGCTGCATACTGGTCGTTCACGAAATGATCAGGTTGCCACAGATACCAGGATGTTTACAAAGAAAAAACTCTCCTTAATACATAATGAACTTGTAAGTTTACAAAAGGCAATACTCAATCGGGCACAGAATGATATGGATGTAATCATTCCAGGATACACTCACTTGCAACAGGCTCAGCCTGTGCTGCTTGCTCACTACTGGATGTCTCTTTTCTTCCTGCTTGAGAGGGAGAAAAGCAGAATCAATCACGCCCTGAAATCTACCGATATACTGCCGCTTGGATCAGGGGCAATTGCCGGAAGTGGTTTTGCCGTTGACAGGGAAGGCATTGCAAGAGAGCTTGGTTTTTCCGGTGTTTCTATGAACAGTATGGATATGGTAAGCTCACGCGATTACCTGCTTGAAACTCTGTCGGTTTTCGCTTCAATCGGTATACATCTAAGCCGTTATGCTGAGGATATGATTATCTGGTCCTCAAAGGAGTTTGCTTTCATTGAACTCGATGATGCGTGGTCGACAGGATCGAGTATGATGCCTCAGAAAAAGAACCCTGATTCTCTGGAGCTTATTCGGGGGAAAAGCGCAAGATTTATTGGTAATTACATGCAACTTGCCACTGTGATGAAAGGCCTTGGGTTAACCTATTATAAGGATCTGCAGGAAGACAAAGAACCGCTTTTTGACTCATTCTTTCAAATGGAGATAGTACTCAAGGTCTTTACACAGGTGCTATCTACACTTACCGTCAAACCGGATCGTATCAGAGAGGATCTTGATCCTTTTCTTCTTGCCACAGATCTTGCTGATTATCTGGTATGCAAGGGTATGCCTTTCAGGCAGGCTCACAAGGTGATTGGAAAAATCGTAGGCCTGTGTGTTGAGAGTGAAATTTCATTAAGTGAGCTTTCTGTGGAGGAATTGAAAAAACACACGGATCTGTTCGATGAGGATGTTAAAAAACTCTTCTCCTGGGAGGATGCGATATCAAACCGTACTGTAAAGGGTGGCACCG